TCCCTCACGAAAGCCAATTGCCTATCGACGTTAATCTGATCAATACTTCAACATCAGGTTCAATAATTTCCTGTCAAGTTTATGGCCATGAAAATCCTCATAAGCCACGTCAGTTCTTTTTGAATCCAGGACTCCAAAATCCCCAATAAATTCCCATAACGAAAAACCAATTCCGTTGGATGACAGTATATCCAGCACATCACCAAACCAGGCCAGAAAAACGTCATGCGGTGTTTTATTCCAGCTTCCGCATTCACCGCAGTGCACGCCTACGCCCTGATTGACCAGATCAATCCACGGCTTATAATATTTTTCCAGCATTTCACGGCTCAGATATTGATTTCCTACCTGTCCCGGCCATTTTGGATCTGGTAGATGTTCAGGATCCTTGTTAGCCCAGGGTGCTTTATAGTGAGATATAACGCCTGGGTGATAACCACGACAACTCTGACCAATGTCCAAATCCGTAATTTCCGGAATAACGGTTGATCCAACATCATTTCCATCTGCAATAATTAAATGCTTGGGATTTTCCTTCCGTATAGCTTCCGAAGCTGCAATTGCCACTTTCCTGTAAATAGCACCGGGGACTGAGCTTCTTTTGGAAAGCTGGTCGTTCATATCTTCTCTCAGACTTGGCTCATTTAACAGATCGAAACTGATCAGTTTGGAGGAGGTATTTTTAAAACGTTTTGCCCACATATTCCAGTGAAAGCAAAAAGCATTCAAAGCTTCATGGTCTGTCCAGAGATTATAAGGCTCATGAAAACCTGCGTTTACACAATAACCCGGTGCTCTGTGCAGGTTAAGGCTCACGTGCATATTATACTTATGGGCAAGAAAAACCAGTTTTTCTATCTTTTCAACAGAGGGCTCATCAATATTATAAACTTCTGCCGGGGTTATATTTTTGCTTCTGTCAAATTTAATATAGGAAGGATAAGCCATCGGCAACCTCACGAAATCAAAACCCCAATCGTGCATCCATTTGAAATGTTCCTCAACAGTAAGACGGCGATCTGGCTTGGGATCGGGAGAAAAAAAGTCGAGCAAATTAAATCCTTTCCACTTTGGCAATTTGTTTTTGGCTTTTGGTGCAGCAAAGGTTTCTGGAACTACTATACCAAGTGCTGTAACCAGCGCGGTATTTTTAATGAATGTTCTTCTGTACATAGGAAGCAATTTAAATATCGTCCTATTTAAAAACAGCAGCACATCGTATTTTACTGTACTAAAAACACGTAAACACAAAATGCCTGCCAAAATTATTCTTGACAGGCATTCATATTTCTTACTATTTCCGAACCTTTTTTTGGATGGCTAAACTGATATTTATTTTGTAATTGAAATACCAGTTCTTCCACTAAAATTGTAAATGACTTCCCATCCCGGACCTTCAACATATTTCTCCTTAATTTTCTGATGCAAAGCGGCCGGTTGTTTCACGCCGTTTACTACAAGCTCCTCACTATTAAGTTTGTACGAGAGATTATTTTTGCTTTTAACAACTCCTTCTTTTATTAAATCTTCAATCAAATTATTCTGCAATTTTTCATAAGCCACCCTGGCTTTATCTGCTTCTTTTCTTGAAATTTCTGCTTGCTTTCTTAATTCATCGGCCGATTTCCGGTTTTCCTCAGCCTGAAGACGAAGCACTTCTGCCTCTCCTCTTAATTTGTCAGCCACTCCCCTCTGTTTTTCTGCTTCCAGCCTGTTACTCTCGGCAGCTTTACGCACTTCATCTGCCTTTTCTCTTCCGGCATTTGCCAGCAACCGTGACTGATCTGCCTCGGCGCGCATTTTGTCTGCAACAACTCTCATTTTGTCGGCTTCCTTTCTATTTCCTTCCGCTTGTTTTCTCATAACATCCGCCTCAGCTCTGGCGTTGTCTGCTTTTTCATGTTCCCTTTTTACATCCAGCATGATGGCATCAATTTCATCTTTATAAGAGGTCATATTATCCTCTGAAATTTGCTGCCCATTTATTTTAAGCGACGTAAGTTTTCCGTTAACTTTTTCAATTTCATAGTGCTTGTTATCCTTCGTTAACTCAATTGTGCTTTTGCCTGATTCTGAATAAATAGAGCTGTGACTTTTCTTCGGTAAGGTGTCTTCCATCGTAATCGGAAGAAAAGAAGATTCAGGCTTACTAACTTCTAAAACCCTTTCAAGTTTTGGTTTCAGCAATTGAAGATCCTTTTTTACGACCGGAGAAAATGCGGCAGTCATTAAAGTTGCAGTAATTAAACTGGCTGTTACAAATATTTTTTCCATGGCATTTAACGGTTTATTATGTTTATAGATAATGCGTTTTATTCTGTCGAGCAGGAAATTTCGTCTTCCGGGAAATGCCATCGCCAGCGATTGATCTGCCAGTTTATATTCCTGAAATGATACGAGTGCTTCAACAAAAGAAGTCTGGTTTTCCATCACAGATATCGCAAGATCATCGCAGCAATGCTCTCGTTCTTCTCTGATTAAAGCGGAAATCCATAACACGGCAGGATTGAAAAAGAATACATTTTCACAAAAATTCTGGATCAGATTAATGGCATAATCGCTCCGCTTGATGTGTGCAAGTTCATGCAGTAAAATAGCTTCAATCTGAGCAGGTGGCAGTAGTGAAAAGAAACTGACCGGAACAAAAATTATCGGTTTTAAAACTCCTGCTACCATGGGCACCATGACTCTTTCAGATTCCAGCAGCTGTATTTTTGTATGAATATTAAGTTTGACTGCCAAATCGCTGATCAATCTTATCCAAACGTGATCAGGTACGGTGTTATCTTCCCGTTTGAGTCTATGAATATAAAGAAGTCCGCCTAGTGCCTTCACTGATTTCAGACTAAAAATCAATAACCAGATTGCGACTAAAACCGTGGCGTTTTCTCTCAGGAATTGATCTGAAAATTGCTCGATATTTTCGA
The nucleotide sequence above comes from Dyadobacter subterraneus. Encoded proteins:
- a CDS encoding glycoside hydrolase family 5 protein — encoded protein: MYRRTFIKNTALVTALGIVVPETFAAPKAKNKLPKWKGFNLLDFFSPDPKPDRRLTVEEHFKWMHDWGFDFVRLPMAYPSYIKFDRSKNITPAEVYNIDEPSVEKIEKLVFLAHKYNMHVSLNLHRAPGYCVNAGFHEPYNLWTDHEALNAFCFHWNMWAKRFKNTSSKLISFDLLNEPSLREDMNDQLSKRSSVPGAIYRKVAIAASEAIRKENPKHLIIADGNDVGSTVIPEITDLDIGQSCRGYHPGVISHYKAPWANKDPEHLPDPKWPGQVGNQYLSREMLEKYYKPWIDLVNQGVGVHCGECGSWNKTPHDVFLAWFGDVLDILSSNGIGFSLWEFIGDFGVLDSKRTDVAYEDFHGHKLDRKLLNLMLKY
- a CDS encoding M56 family metallopeptidase, whose product is MKFFVLDSGFVSVIIQSICRTLLHSVWQGLILAVITGIILTSTKKSKPAVRYNLLSLSLLAFVIATSFTFYTAFDQQQKVKSFSEINNLGIVKPSQSLLETPFGTLRKISKLENIEQFSDQFLRENATVLVAIWLLIFSLKSVKALGGLLYIHRLKREDNTVPDHVWIRLISDLAVKLNIHTKIQLLESERVMVPMVAGVLKPIIFVPVSFFSLLPPAQIEAILLHELAHIKRSDYAINLIQNFCENVFFFNPAVLWISALIREEREHCCDDLAISVMENQTSFVEALVSFQEYKLADQSLAMAFPGRRNFLLDRIKRIIYKHNKPLNAMEKIFVTASLITATLMTAAFSPVVKKDLQLLKPKLERVLEVSKPESSFLPITMEDTLPKKSHSSIYSESGKSTIELTKDNKHYEIEKVNGKLTSLKINGQQISEDNMTSYKDEIDAIMLDVKREHEKADNARAEADVMRKQAEGNRKEADKMRVVADKMRAEADQSRLLANAGREKADEVRKAAESNRLEAEKQRGVADKLRGEAEVLRLQAEENRKSADELRKQAEISRKEADKARVAYEKLQNNLIEDLIKEGVVKSKNNLSYKLNSEELVVNGVKQPAALHQKIKEKYVEGPGWEVIYNFSGRTGISITK